Proteins co-encoded in one Salvia splendens isolate huo1 chromosome 4, SspV2, whole genome shotgun sequence genomic window:
- the LOC121798234 gene encoding receptor protein kinase-like protein ZAR1, which yields MRSLNTLLNIFYLSTFCISVSSSLNTDGLSLLALKAAIVKDPNMALISWLEVDATPCRWAGITCDRVHRRVISVSLPSKNLTGYIPSEIGALSFLASLDLSHNFFSGPLPHQIATLPNLVHFDISSNNFNGSLLQGLSNLTHLQGTLNLSYNAFSGEIPASFGQFPVMVSLDLRCNELTGKIPQVGSLLNQGPTAFSGNLYLCGFPLSTPCTVPEAQNPRFLENPQKPEGDGAGGLVERRNVNGGSVTVSVITGVSVVVGVVAVAVWFIRKRWKLEQKLGKENVGVGLGGEEGKKGKFVVIDEGFGLELEDLLRASAYVLGKSRSGIVYRVVAGDRKGAAPAAAAPVVVAVRRLSEGDVAWSLKEFEAEAETIGKVRHPNIVRLRAYYYASDEKLLISDFITNGSLYSALHGVAGNGAPPPLSWTARLRIIQETARGLMHIHDCSPKKYVHGSLKSSKILLDDNLKPYISGFGLSRLVLAISKSTTAPSKRPISVTPKTKASSNIMCVAPEAQGLGAKVNQKCDVYAFGILVMEILTGQAPDNDGEEGLQSRVRRIFREERPLSEIIDPTLLNEVRAKKQVVAAFHVSLNCTERDPELRPKMRTVSCNLDRIKLQ from the exons ATGCGAAGCCTAAATACCCTTTTGAACATCTTCTACTTGTCCACATTCTGCATTTCTGTCTCATCTTCGCTCAACACTGATGGGCTCTCCCTCTTAGCTCTAAAAGCCGCCATTGTCAAAGATCCAAACATGGCTCTAATTTCATGGCTGGAGGTCGACGCAACCCCGTGCAGGTGGGCCGGGATCACCTGCGATCGCGTCCACCGCCGCGTCATCTCCGTCTCACTCCCGAGCAAGAACCTGACCGGCTACATTCCCTCGGAGATCGGCGCGCTATCCTTTCTCGCCTCTCTTGATCTCTCCCACAACTTCTTCAGTGGACCCCTGCCGCACCAGATCGCCACCCTCCCAAACCTCGTTCATTTCGACATCTCTTCCAACAACTTCAACGGCTCGCTGCTCCAAGGGCTAAGCAATCTGACCCATTTGCAGGGGACTTTGAATCTCTCTTACAATGCCTTTTCCGGCGAGATTCCGGCGAGTTTTGGACAGTTTCCGGTGATGGTGAGCCTCGACCTCCGCTGCAATGAGCTCACCGGAAAAATACCTCAGGTGGGGTCGCTGTTGAACCAGGGCCCCACCGCATTTTCAGGGAATCTTTATCTCTGTGGGTTTCCATTGAGCACTCCATGCACCGTGCCGGAAGCTCAAAATCCGAGATTTTTGGAAAACCCTCAAAAACCGGAGGGTGATGGTGCTGGTGGGCTGGTGGAGCGAAGAAATGTCAACGGCGGGTCGGTGACAGTTTCGGTGATTACCGGCGTTTCTGTGGTGGTTGGAGTGGTGGCTGTTGCAGTGTGGTTCATTAGGAAGAGATGGAAGCTGGAGCAGAAGCTGGGGAAGGAGAATGTTGGGGTGGGATTGGGAGGTGAGGAGGGGAAGAAGGGTAAATTTGTTGTGATTGATGAAGGGTTTGGGTTGGAATTGGAGGATTTGTTGAGGGCTTCAGCCTATGTTCTTGGGAAAAGCAGGAGTGGGATAGTTTATAGGGTGGTGGCCGGTGACCGGAAGGGGGCGGCTCCTGCTGCTGCTGCtccggtggtggtggcggtgagGCGGCTGAGTGAGGGGGACGTGGCGTGGAGCTTGAAGGAGTtcgaggcggaggcggagacCATTGGGAAAGTGAGGCACCCCAACATTGTGAGGCTGAGGGCTTATTACTATGCCAGTGATGAGAAGTTGCTGATTTCGGATTTCATCACCAATGGAAGCTTGTACAGCGCATTGCATG GCGTAGCAGGGAACGGGGCACCTCCTCCACTGTCATGGACTGCAAGGCTAAGAATCATCCAAGAAACTGCAAGGGGTTTGATGCACATACATGACTGCAGCCCTAAAAAGTATGTGCATGGAAGCCTCAAATCCTCGAAGATCCTCCTCGACGACAACTTAAAGCCCTACATCTCCGGTTTTGGCCTGTCCCGTCTCGTCCTGGCTATCTCAAAATCGACAACCGCCCCTTCCAAGAGGCCAATCTCAGTGACTCCCAAAACTAAGGCCTCATCAAACATCATGTGTGTGGCTCCGGAAGCTCAGGGCTTGGGCGCCAAAGTCAACCAAAAGTGTGATGTCTACGCGTTCGGGATCttggtcatggagatcctgacGGGCCAGGCCCCTGACAACGATGGGGAGGAGGGGCTCCAGAGCCGGGTGAGGAGGATTTTCCGGGAAGAGAGGCCGTTGTCGGAGATAATAGACCCCACGCTCTTGAACGAGGTTCGTGCCAAGAAGCAGGTTGTTGCTGCGTTTCATGTTTCGCTAAACTGTACGGAACGCGATCCGGAACTCCGACCTAAGATGAGGACGGTTTCATGTAACCTAGATCGGATCAAGTTGCAGTGA
- the LOC121800475 gene encoding UDP-N-acetylmuramoylalanine--D-glutamate ligase-like isoform X2 — protein MLATSGRSLLLEGEFRPKIEASIPKYDLQGQSVAIIGLGKSGIAAAKLALARGASVLALDQNETLKPLEQTIFNVKDGRLKTILGCFDHELFDEADLIVVSHGVALENYCLASLLQSGKRVISELDFAAEVLPQCTKVLAVTGTNGKSTVATFAGQMLNHSNIRTFVGGNLGIPLSEAAFECLLSPQEPYQAAVVEVSSYQLEIPNKFFSPSVSVILNLTPDHLERHKSMTNYSMIKCRVLSHMSGRKIAILPMGNPYITDAIASHGNEYMFAWIGAYPGIKVDMEQKVANFNVPGIGLLSQLPLNAMKAVGTHNYYNAAIAALSVIGLDVGIDTAAISLTIDRLKAPPHRMQIVHEDGNGVTWVDDSKATNVEATYAGLTGLKEKKAVVLLGGLSKMLDAQGSNGFEHLIEPLKNHRGVVTVSDSFLLQHSHFTEAVKIIFSVNHHSCLASYIFIVIKFGSSGALIQDTLSSHGLAIPCLQAKDLKGAVSLAKNMAKPGDVILLSPGCASFDEFINFEHRGNFFQELDLSMV, from the exons ATGCTTGCAACTTCCGGAAGAAGCCTTTTACTGGAGGGAGAATTCCGCCCAAAAATTGAAGCTTCCATTCCCAAATATGATCTCCAAGGGCAATCAGTTGCT ATTATAGGATTGGGGAAGTCTGGGATTGCAGCGGCTAAACTTGCTCTTGCTAGAGGTGCTTCAGTTCTCGCCCTTGACCAGAATGAGACGTTGAAACCGCTGGAG CAAACTATTTTCAATGTTAAAGATGGTCGTTTGAAGACAATTCTTGGTTGTTTTGATCATGAGTTATTTGACGAGGCTGATCTCATAGTTGTTTCCCATGGAGTTGCTCTGGAAAATTATTGCCTAGCATCTTTGTTGCAATCT GGAAAGCGTGTGATATCTGAGTTGGATTTTGCTGCTGAAGTTCTCCCTCAGTGCACAAAGGTTTTAGCTGTCACAGGAACTAATGGAAAATCTACTGTGGCCACTTTCGCCGGACAG ATGCTCAACCATTCCAACATCAGAACATTTGTTGGGGGAAACCTTGGTATTCCTCTCTCAGAAGCAGCTTTTGAGTGCTTGTTATCACCTCAAGAACCTTACCAG GCTGCTGTAGTGGAAGTAAGCAGCTATCAGCTTGAAATTCCAAACAAGTTCTTCTCGCCTTCG GTTTCTGTGATCTTAAATCTCACTCCTGATCACCTAGAGAGACACAAGtctatgactaattattccaTGATCAAGTGCCGTGTACTTTCCCACATGAGTGGCAGAAAGATTGCCATTCTTCCCATGG GAAATCCATATATAACTGATGCCATTGCTAGTCATGGAAATGAATATATGTTTGCCTGGATTGGTGCTTATCCTGGTATTAAA GTTGACATGGAGCAGAAAGTAGCCAACTTCAACGTCCCCGGAATTGGGCTTCTCTCGCAGTTGCCATTGAATGCAATGAAGGCTGTTGGAACACACAATTACTACAATGCTGCTATTGCTGCATTATCTGTTATTGGGTTGGACGTTGGAATTGATACTGCAGCCATCAGTTTAACAATTGATAGATTAAAAGCTCCACCTCATAGAATGCAAATTG TTCATGAAGATGGTAATGGAGTAACTTGGGTAGATGATAGCAAGGCAACCAATGTCGAAGCAACATATGCTGGCTTGACTGGTCTCAAAGAAAAGAAGGCAGTGGTTTTGCTTGGTGGTCTTTCAAAG ATGTTGGACGCCCAAGGTTCTAATGGTTTCGAGCATCTGATAGAGCCATTGAAAAACCACCGAGGTGTTGTCACTGTAAGTGATTCATTTCTACTTCAACATTCTCATTTCACTGAAGCTGTCAAAATCATCTTCTCCGTAAATCATCATTCGTGCCTGGCCTCGTACATCTTCATTGTTATCAAGTTTGGTTCTTCAGGAGCACTGATCCAAGACACTCTATCGTCTCATGGTCTAGCCATTCCTTGTTTACAAGCAAAAGATCTTAAGGGCGCTGTGAGCTTAGCAAAGAACATGGCAAAACCTG GGGATGTCATATTACTGAGTCCAGGTTGTGCTAGTTTTGATGAGTTCATAAATTTTGAGCATAGAGGAAACTTCTTTCAAGAGCTTGATCTATCCATGGTGTAG
- the LOC121800475 gene encoding UDP-N-acetylmuramoylalanine--D-glutamate ligase-like isoform X1, whose translation MLATSGRSLLLEGEFRPKIEASIPKYDLQGQSVAFGFLRCIIMTFGTFGSKTKVILYLRGEELIFVLSVKNRAAMIIGLGKSGIAAAKLALARGASVLALDQNETLKPLEQTIFNVKDGRLKTILGCFDHELFDEADLIVVSHGVALENYCLASLLQSGKRVISELDFAAEVLPQCTKVLAVTGTNGKSTVATFAGQMLNHSNIRTFVGGNLGIPLSEAAFECLLSPQEPYQAAVVEVSSYQLEIPNKFFSPSVSVILNLTPDHLERHKSMTNYSMIKCRVLSHMSGRKIAILPMGNPYITDAIASHGNEYMFAWIGAYPGIKVDMEQKVANFNVPGIGLLSQLPLNAMKAVGTHNYYNAAIAALSVIGLDVGIDTAAISLTIDRLKAPPHRMQIVHEDGNGVTWVDDSKATNVEATYAGLTGLKEKKAVVLLGGLSKMLDAQGSNGFEHLIEPLKNHRGVVTVSDSFLLQHSHFTEAVKIIFSVNHHSCLASYIFIVIKFGSSGALIQDTLSSHGLAIPCLQAKDLKGAVSLAKNMAKPGDVILLSPGCASFDEFINFEHRGNFFQELDLSMV comes from the exons ATGCTTGCAACTTCCGGAAGAAGCCTTTTACTGGAGGGAGAATTCCGCCCAAAAATTGAAGCTTCCATTCCCAAATATGATCTCCAAGGGCAATCAGTTGCT TTTGGCTTTCTACGATGCATTATTATGACGTTTGGTACGTTTGGGAGTAAAACCAAGGTGATTCTATATCTGCGTGGTGAGGAGTTAATATTTGTGTTGAGTGTCAAAAACAGAGCTGCTATG ATTATAGGATTGGGGAAGTCTGGGATTGCAGCGGCTAAACTTGCTCTTGCTAGAGGTGCTTCAGTTCTCGCCCTTGACCAGAATGAGACGTTGAAACCGCTGGAG CAAACTATTTTCAATGTTAAAGATGGTCGTTTGAAGACAATTCTTGGTTGTTTTGATCATGAGTTATTTGACGAGGCTGATCTCATAGTTGTTTCCCATGGAGTTGCTCTGGAAAATTATTGCCTAGCATCTTTGTTGCAATCT GGAAAGCGTGTGATATCTGAGTTGGATTTTGCTGCTGAAGTTCTCCCTCAGTGCACAAAGGTTTTAGCTGTCACAGGAACTAATGGAAAATCTACTGTGGCCACTTTCGCCGGACAG ATGCTCAACCATTCCAACATCAGAACATTTGTTGGGGGAAACCTTGGTATTCCTCTCTCAGAAGCAGCTTTTGAGTGCTTGTTATCACCTCAAGAACCTTACCAG GCTGCTGTAGTGGAAGTAAGCAGCTATCAGCTTGAAATTCCAAACAAGTTCTTCTCGCCTTCG GTTTCTGTGATCTTAAATCTCACTCCTGATCACCTAGAGAGACACAAGtctatgactaattattccaTGATCAAGTGCCGTGTACTTTCCCACATGAGTGGCAGAAAGATTGCCATTCTTCCCATGG GAAATCCATATATAACTGATGCCATTGCTAGTCATGGAAATGAATATATGTTTGCCTGGATTGGTGCTTATCCTGGTATTAAA GTTGACATGGAGCAGAAAGTAGCCAACTTCAACGTCCCCGGAATTGGGCTTCTCTCGCAGTTGCCATTGAATGCAATGAAGGCTGTTGGAACACACAATTACTACAATGCTGCTATTGCTGCATTATCTGTTATTGGGTTGGACGTTGGAATTGATACTGCAGCCATCAGTTTAACAATTGATAGATTAAAAGCTCCACCTCATAGAATGCAAATTG TTCATGAAGATGGTAATGGAGTAACTTGGGTAGATGATAGCAAGGCAACCAATGTCGAAGCAACATATGCTGGCTTGACTGGTCTCAAAGAAAAGAAGGCAGTGGTTTTGCTTGGTGGTCTTTCAAAG ATGTTGGACGCCCAAGGTTCTAATGGTTTCGAGCATCTGATAGAGCCATTGAAAAACCACCGAGGTGTTGTCACTGTAAGTGATTCATTTCTACTTCAACATTCTCATTTCACTGAAGCTGTCAAAATCATCTTCTCCGTAAATCATCATTCGTGCCTGGCCTCGTACATCTTCATTGTTATCAAGTTTGGTTCTTCAGGAGCACTGATCCAAGACACTCTATCGTCTCATGGTCTAGCCATTCCTTGTTTACAAGCAAAAGATCTTAAGGGCGCTGTGAGCTTAGCAAAGAACATGGCAAAACCTG GGGATGTCATATTACTGAGTCCAGGTTGTGCTAGTTTTGATGAGTTCATAAATTTTGAGCATAGAGGAAACTTCTTTCAAGAGCTTGATCTATCCATGGTGTAG